In Nicotiana tabacum cultivar K326 chromosome 19, ASM71507v2, whole genome shotgun sequence, one DNA window encodes the following:
- the LOC107760984 gene encoding peptidyl-prolyl cis-trans isomerase CYP63 isoform X2 codes for MKKKKNPLVFLDVSMDGNPAERIVIELFADIVPRTAENFRSLCTGEKGVGVSTGKPLHYKGCLFHRVIKGFMAQGGDFSKGNGTGGESIYGGKFPDENFKVDHTEAGILSMANSGPNTNGSQFFITFKRTPHLDGKHVVFGKVVKGMDFVKKIEQLGTADGKPSGLVKIVDCGEMSEERKSNDTTKAEKGKNKKSARALSSDDGSDSQEEGKRKASTDRKKKKKRRYSSSDSYSSESDTDSSSGSDSDSELDSYSSSSSSDGRRKKRKRSTKKERSRHGKKKDEKSRRRVHRNKRSKRKRSSASSSGTDSSSSSSSSDSSDDENGRRSNSARKTLGKKSSIPLKGQAVLKQQKNLEEGEVSKNGKLPNNGHGGDVPTDRTLAANDRSDNSSRSRSATPSPRGKPRPSRRSSRSMSPAKVSDRLDHNDGSPQIESKERSYPKSPSQKITQPSRSSPGRDLSGNRSPDGTSKRIRKGRGFTQQYSFARRYRTPSPERSPYRPYYQGGRNFQGNRDRYSSYRSYSGRSPPGRYRRSPRGRSPPRYRRRSRSRSISHSPSARPRRERRRSRSPSRSASPTDKRQTISDRLKSRLGPRVDDQNSPTRRSASRSRSRDSTTPRSPDAAPRKHSRKVGSESPSSSRSTSPTRQRGLVSYEDISPTGTN; via the exons atgaagaagaagaaaaatcctCTTGTATTCTTAGATGTATCAATGGATGGAAATCCTGCAGAAAGAATTGTTATTGAG CTCTTTGCAGATATTGTCCCGAGGACAGCAGAAAATTTTCGGTCACTCTGCACAG GTGAGAAGGGAGTTGGAGTATCTACTGGGAAACCTCTGCACTACAAAGGATGCTTATTTCACCGTGTAATCAAAGGGTTTATGGCACAA GGTGGTGATTTCTCCAAAGGGAATG GCACTGGTGGAGAGAGTATATATGGAGGGAAATTTCCAG ACGAAAACTTTAAAGTTGATCACACTGAGGCTGGTATTCTCTCGATGGCGAATAGTGGTCCTAATACAAATGGATCCCAATTCTTCATTACGTTTAAGAGAACTCCCCATCTTGACGG GAAGCATGTTGTTTTTGGAAAAGTTGTAAAGGGAATGGATTTTGTGAAGAAAATTGAACAGTTAGGGACAGCTGATGGGAAGCCATCTGGCCTTGTGAAAATTGTAGATTGTGGCGAAATGTCTGAAGAGAGGAAAAGCAATGATACAACCAAAGCAGAGAAAG GGAAAAATAAGAAGTCAGCAAGAGCTCTTTCCTCTGATGATGGTTCAGACAGTCAAGAAGAGGGGAAACGCAAAGCATCCACtgacagaaagaaaaagaaaaagaggagatACTCTTCATCTGATTCTTACAGTTCTGAATCAGATACTGATTCCTCTTCAGGCTCTGACTCAGACTCTGAGCTGGACTCCTATTCTTCTAGTTCTTCAAGTGATGGAAGGCGTAAGAAAAGGAAGAGGTCGACTAAGAAAGAAAGGAGTCGACATGGGAAGAAAAAAGACGAAAAGTCGAGGAGAAGAGTTCATCGAAATAAAAGATCGAAACGCAAGCG GAGCTCTGCTAGTTCTAGTGGCACagacagcagcagcagcagcagcagcagtgatAGCTCTGATGATGAAAATGGCAGGCGCAGTAATTCTGCACGAAAaa CTTTGGGGAAGAAATCATCAATTCCTCTCAAAGGACAAGCTGTTTTGAAACAGCAAAAGAATCTTGAAGAGGGTGAAGTATCTAAGAATGGTAAGCTTCCGAATAATGGTCATGGTGGAGATGTACCAACTGACAGGACTCTCGCCGCCAATGATAGATCTGATAATTCCAGCAGATCCAG GAGTGCAACACCAAGTCCCAGAGGGAAGCCAAGACCCAGCCGCCGGAGCAGTCGAAGTATGAGCCCAGCAAAAGTGTCTGATAGACTTGACCATAATGATGGAAGTCCTCAAATTGAGTCAAAGGAGAGAAGTTATCCAAAGAGTCCTTCACAAAAAATTACTCAGCCATCTCGCTCTAGTCCTGGCAGGGATTTATCCGGAAACCGTTCTCCTGATGGAACGTCAAAGCGAATCCGAAAAGGCCGTGGCTTCACTCAACAGTATTCATTTGCAAGACGCTATCGCACCCCATCTCCTGAGCGTTCACCTTACAGGCCTTATTACCAGGGTGGGAGAAATTTCCAGGGGAATCGTGATAG GTACTCAAGCTATAGAAGCTATTCTGGGCGTTCTCCACCGGGACGATACAGACGCTCACCAAGAGGCAGAAGTCCACCCAG ATACCGGAGAAGGAGTCGAAGTAGGAGTATTTCTCACAGCCCTAGTGCTCGTCCTAGGCGTGAGAGGCGTCGAAGTAGGAGCCCTTCACGTAGTGCTTCCCCTACAGATAAGCGGCAGACAATAAGTGACAGATTGAAGTCTCGTCTTGGGCCTCGCGTGGATGATCAGAATTCTCCTACTAGAAGGTCAGCTTCAAGATCTAGAAGCCGCGACTCAACGACTCCTCGATCTCCTGATGCTGCTCCAAGGAAGCACAGTAGAAAAGTAGGATCTGAATCGCCCAGTAGTTCGAGgtcaacctccccaactcgacaGAGGGGTCTAGTCTCATATGAGGATATCAGTCCCACCGGGACAAACTAA
- the LOC107760984 gene encoding uncharacterized protein LOC107760984 isoform X1 translates to MKKKKNPLVFLDVSMDGNPAERIVIELFADIVPRTAENFRSLCTGEKGVGVSTGKPLHYKGCLFHRVIKGFMAQGGDFSKGNGTGGESIYGGKFPDENFKVDHTEAGILSMANSGPNTNGSQFFITFKRTPHLDGKHVVFGKVVKGMDFVKKIEQLGTADGKPSGLVKIVDCGEMSEERKSNDTTKAEKGKNKKSARALSSDDGSDSQEEGKRKASTDRKKKKKRRYSSSDSYSSESDTDSSSGSDSDSELDSYSSSSSSDGRRKKRKRSTKKERSRHGKKKDEKSRRRVHRNKRSKRKRSSASSSGTDSSSSSSSSDSSDDENGRRSNSARKTLGKKSSIPLKGQAVLKQQKNLEEGEVSKNGKLPNNGHGGDVPTDRTLAANDRSDNSSRSRSATPSPRGKPRPSRRSSRSMSPAKVSDRLDHNDGSPQIESKERSYPKSPSQKITQPSRSSPGRDLSGNRSPDGTSKRIRKGRGFTQQYSFARRYRTPSPERSPYRPYYQGGRNFQGNRDRYSSYRSYSGRSPPGRYRRSPRGRSPPSRYRRRSRSRSISHSPSARPRRERRRSRSPSRSASPTDKRQTISDRLKSRLGPRVDDQNSPTRRSASRSRSRDSTTPRSPDAAPRKHSRKVGSESPSSSRSTSPTRQRGLVSYEDISPTGTN, encoded by the exons atgaagaagaagaaaaatcctCTTGTATTCTTAGATGTATCAATGGATGGAAATCCTGCAGAAAGAATTGTTATTGAG CTCTTTGCAGATATTGTCCCGAGGACAGCAGAAAATTTTCGGTCACTCTGCACAG GTGAGAAGGGAGTTGGAGTATCTACTGGGAAACCTCTGCACTACAAAGGATGCTTATTTCACCGTGTAATCAAAGGGTTTATGGCACAA GGTGGTGATTTCTCCAAAGGGAATG GCACTGGTGGAGAGAGTATATATGGAGGGAAATTTCCAG ACGAAAACTTTAAAGTTGATCACACTGAGGCTGGTATTCTCTCGATGGCGAATAGTGGTCCTAATACAAATGGATCCCAATTCTTCATTACGTTTAAGAGAACTCCCCATCTTGACGG GAAGCATGTTGTTTTTGGAAAAGTTGTAAAGGGAATGGATTTTGTGAAGAAAATTGAACAGTTAGGGACAGCTGATGGGAAGCCATCTGGCCTTGTGAAAATTGTAGATTGTGGCGAAATGTCTGAAGAGAGGAAAAGCAATGATACAACCAAAGCAGAGAAAG GGAAAAATAAGAAGTCAGCAAGAGCTCTTTCCTCTGATGATGGTTCAGACAGTCAAGAAGAGGGGAAACGCAAAGCATCCACtgacagaaagaaaaagaaaaagaggagatACTCTTCATCTGATTCTTACAGTTCTGAATCAGATACTGATTCCTCTTCAGGCTCTGACTCAGACTCTGAGCTGGACTCCTATTCTTCTAGTTCTTCAAGTGATGGAAGGCGTAAGAAAAGGAAGAGGTCGACTAAGAAAGAAAGGAGTCGACATGGGAAGAAAAAAGACGAAAAGTCGAGGAGAAGAGTTCATCGAAATAAAAGATCGAAACGCAAGCG GAGCTCTGCTAGTTCTAGTGGCACagacagcagcagcagcagcagcagcagtgatAGCTCTGATGATGAAAATGGCAGGCGCAGTAATTCTGCACGAAAaa CTTTGGGGAAGAAATCATCAATTCCTCTCAAAGGACAAGCTGTTTTGAAACAGCAAAAGAATCTTGAAGAGGGTGAAGTATCTAAGAATGGTAAGCTTCCGAATAATGGTCATGGTGGAGATGTACCAACTGACAGGACTCTCGCCGCCAATGATAGATCTGATAATTCCAGCAGATCCAG GAGTGCAACACCAAGTCCCAGAGGGAAGCCAAGACCCAGCCGCCGGAGCAGTCGAAGTATGAGCCCAGCAAAAGTGTCTGATAGACTTGACCATAATGATGGAAGTCCTCAAATTGAGTCAAAGGAGAGAAGTTATCCAAAGAGTCCTTCACAAAAAATTACTCAGCCATCTCGCTCTAGTCCTGGCAGGGATTTATCCGGAAACCGTTCTCCTGATGGAACGTCAAAGCGAATCCGAAAAGGCCGTGGCTTCACTCAACAGTATTCATTTGCAAGACGCTATCGCACCCCATCTCCTGAGCGTTCACCTTACAGGCCTTATTACCAGGGTGGGAGAAATTTCCAGGGGAATCGTGATAG GTACTCAAGCTATAGAAGCTATTCTGGGCGTTCTCCACCGGGACGATACAGACGCTCACCAAGAGGCAGAAGTCCACCCAG TAGATACCGGAGAAGGAGTCGAAGTAGGAGTATTTCTCACAGCCCTAGTGCTCGTCCTAGGCGTGAGAGGCGTCGAAGTAGGAGCCCTTCACGTAGTGCTTCCCCTACAGATAAGCGGCAGACAATAAGTGACAGATTGAAGTCTCGTCTTGGGCCTCGCGTGGATGATCAGAATTCTCCTACTAGAAGGTCAGCTTCAAGATCTAGAAGCCGCGACTCAACGACTCCTCGATCTCCTGATGCTGCTCCAAGGAAGCACAGTAGAAAAGTAGGATCTGAATCGCCCAGTAGTTCGAGgtcaacctccccaactcgacaGAGGGGTCTAGTCTCATATGAGGATATCAGTCCCACCGGGACAAACTAA